A window of Chryseobacterium indicum contains these coding sequences:
- a CDS encoding glycosyltransferase family 2 protein, with amino-acid sequence MNLNISVIIPVYNASGFLRKSVESALQFDEVKEIILAEDCSTDNSLEICKKLASENSRIKLFRHHDEGNHGAGATRNLGIEKSTGDFIAFLDADDYYLPNRFDAEKELFKDPKIDGVFGAIGVEYLTEKGKQEFQQKFKESNLTTVNYPAEGREVFRGLLGLTSKTFGSFFHLNTLTVRKSALDKANLRFNVNLRVHQDSDFNLKLAYLCHLKSGIINQAIAIRGIHDDNRITKIKPYSSKFYKNSLLYNESVYLWSKANALEKEYAKKIALDYFSFKIA; translated from the coding sequence TTGAGAAAATCCGTAGAATCTGCTCTGCAATTTGATGAGGTAAAAGAAATTATTTTGGCAGAGGATTGTTCTACTGACAATTCTTTAGAAATTTGTAAAAAGCTAGCCTCAGAAAATTCCAGAATTAAATTATTCCGGCATCACGATGAGGGAAATCACGGCGCAGGAGCGACAAGAAATTTGGGAATTGAAAAATCAACAGGTGATTTTATTGCTTTTCTGGATGCAGATGATTATTATCTTCCCAATCGCTTTGATGCGGAAAAAGAACTTTTCAAAGATCCGAAAATCGATGGTGTTTTTGGTGCAATTGGCGTGGAATATTTAACGGAAAAAGGCAAACAGGAATTTCAGCAGAAATTTAAAGAATCTAATCTTACCACCGTAAATTATCCTGCGGAAGGAAGAGAGGTTTTCAGAGGTTTACTAGGCTTAACTTCAAAAACATTTGGCTCTTTTTTTCATCTGAATACGTTAACAGTAAGAAAATCGGCTTTAGACAAAGCTAATCTCCGTTTTAATGTAAATCTCCGCGTACATCAGGATTCTGACTTCAACCTTAAACTGGCATATCTCTGTCATCTAAAGTCCGGAATTATCAATCAGGCGATTGCTATAAGAGGAATACATGATGATAACAGAATTACAAAGATAAAACCTTATTCTTCAAAATTTTATAAAAACAGTTTACTCTACAATGAGTCTGTTTATTTATGGAGCAAAGCCAATGCTTTAGAAAAAGAATATGCAAAAAAAATAGCTTTGGACTATTTCAGTTTTAAAATAGCGA